In uncultured Draconibacterium sp., one genomic interval encodes:
- a CDS encoding diphosphate--fructose-6-phosphate 1-phosphotransferase produces the protein MSISALQKERAKYQPKLPKSLKGDVKLVEGAKTESVANQKEIAELFPNTYGMPLVTFEAADAAAERQPVNVGVILSGGQAPGGHNVISGIFDGIKNIHPDSKLYGFLGGPGGLVDHKYMELTSDIIDEYRNTGGFDIIGSGRTKLEEEAQFDKGLEIAKDLSLNALVIIGGDDSNTNACVLAEYYAKIDSGVQVIGCPKTIDGDLKNEMIETSFGFDTATKVYSELIGNIQRDANSAKKYWHFIKLMGRSASHIGLECALKTQPNITLISEEVAKKKQTLGEVVDYMAGIVANRAADGNNFGVALIPEGLIEFIPEMKVLISELNDLLAEGTESEKEFKMLKKSHRNEWVAGHLSETSSSVFSSLPSGIATQLTLDRDPHGNVQVSLIETEKLLGEMVKTRLDEMKEAGDFVGKFGTQYHFFGYEGRCAAPSNFDADYCYSLGYTASVLISEGKTGYMASVRNTTAAADEWIAGGVPVTMMMNMEKRHGHMKPVIQKALVELEGAPYKYFVTKRGEWATGTEFVYPGPIQYFGPTEVCDQTTETLKLEQA, from the coding sequence ATGAGTATTAGCGCATTACAAAAAGAAAGGGCTAAATATCAGCCGAAACTTCCTAAATCGTTAAAAGGCGATGTAAAATTGGTTGAGGGTGCAAAAACCGAATCGGTTGCCAACCAGAAAGAAATTGCTGAATTATTTCCGAATACTTACGGAATGCCATTGGTTACTTTCGAAGCAGCCGATGCTGCAGCCGAAAGACAGCCGGTTAACGTTGGTGTAATCCTTTCAGGAGGTCAGGCTCCGGGCGGACACAACGTAATCTCAGGTATTTTCGATGGAATTAAGAATATCCATCCTGATAGCAAATTGTATGGTTTCTTAGGTGGTCCTGGTGGATTGGTTGACCACAAATACATGGAACTTACTTCTGACATTATCGACGAGTACCGTAACACAGGTGGTTTCGATATTATCGGTTCGGGCCGTACTAAACTGGAAGAAGAAGCACAATTCGATAAAGGTCTTGAAATTGCAAAAGATCTTAGTTTGAATGCGCTTGTAATTATTGGTGGCGACGACTCAAACACAAACGCTTGTGTATTGGCCGAGTACTATGCTAAAATCGATTCTGGTGTTCAGGTAATCGGTTGCCCAAAAACAATTGATGGTGACCTTAAAAACGAAATGATCGAAACTTCGTTTGGTTTCGACACTGCAACAAAAGTATATTCAGAACTGATTGGTAACATCCAGCGCGATGCCAACTCAGCAAAAAAATACTGGCACTTTATTAAATTGATGGGACGTTCAGCGTCGCACATCGGTTTAGAGTGTGCTTTGAAAACTCAACCAAACATTACTTTAATCTCAGAAGAAGTTGCCAAGAAAAAACAAACTTTAGGCGAGGTTGTAGATTATATGGCCGGTATTGTAGCCAACCGCGCTGCCGACGGAAACAACTTTGGTGTTGCTTTAATTCCTGAAGGTTTGATCGAATTCATTCCTGAAATGAAAGTTCTGATCTCGGAATTAAACGACCTTCTTGCTGAAGGAACTGAAAGCGAGAAAGAATTTAAAATGCTGAAGAAAAGTCACCGTAACGAGTGGGTGGCAGGTCATCTTTCAGAAACTTCTTCAAGTGTTTTCAGCTCATTACCATCAGGTATTGCAACTCAGTTAACTTTAGATCGCGATCCACACGGAAACGTTCAGGTATCGTTAATCGAAACTGAAAAGCTGTTGGGCGAAATGGTAAAAACACGTTTGGATGAAATGAAAGAAGCTGGTGATTTTGTTGGAAAATTCGGTACTCAGTACCACTTCTTTGGTTACGAAGGACGTTGTGCAGCTCCATCAAACTTCGATGCTGACTACTGTTACTCATTGGGTTACACTGCTTCTGTTCTTATTTCAGAAGGGAAAACCGGTTACATGGCATCGGTACGTAACACAACGGCTGCTGCTGATGAGTGGATTGCAGGTGGTGTACCTGTAACTATGATGATGAACATGGAAAAACGTCACGGCCATATGAAACCGGTAATTCAAAAAGCACTGGTTGAACTGGAAGGTGCTCCATACAAGTACTTCGTTACAAAACGTGGTGAGTGGGCTACCGGAACTGAGTTCGTTTATCCTGGTCCTATCCAGTATTTCGGTCCAACTGAGGTTTGTGACCAAACTACAGAAACATTAAAATTAGAGCAAGCCTAA
- a CDS encoding DUF5686 family protein has translation MENKIRLTILFLLFVFVSHASDEATEISGNVYDKATNEPIPFVNVWVKGTTRGTITDLDGHFLLSATTGDDISFSSVGYQKQELKVTAKLEMPLKIYLAPDVQQISEIKVRPEESRAKVLYRKIMEHKKENRDKVENYNDYKAFERTSVYMAIDSTSKVNRIIPNMNEVTMKLDDRDIRFSPIYMAELATLTSNRKDSVVYAKKDGIFPKLNQTIESLILLNVVIDLDFYKDQINILGRGIVSPLSNTARLHYDLYLNDSTLIDSVWHYNFSFTPKNKYNPLFTGRFTVEGKNFALTSIYAYVQEQANINFVNGYRSNVQYRKDEDGTWFYDNQQISLNLSLMLNKDTVSRYGSQRIDQISNGNWMVNKITQYSTSEHLNAIRGYNWRSQPEFATSLMSDGTYERVDKLKENQVVKGIDAVGGMVLTSYIDLGKIELGPVFDIYSTNAIEGQRFSLPFRTGEKMWERFTVGGFLGYGTRNKELKYGMNFGWQLTQDDKFILRGNYSDDYNLVSQDKYLRFIKKNPNTRGNGNFIAAITSREENPYLQQEKKTSLNLEYNTDNVILEGGAYFSSNHSTPSIHYVNNGVDYAHYSAYGALFNARLAFGQYYDQYYFMRVYYIDQTPVINLSWDIGQAYVPGDNTPDFGMYSHFHGSVVGKVNWGPTFMRYMVNGGYLFGEAPYDLLDMPVGSQSLGFAKYRFNLLYQASFAHNVYTNVHLDWVGGGIIFNKLPLIKRLKLREMVSLKAHYGDRTSSYKPIFDLPEAFSQNLTAPYAEIGLGITNIFKVLRVEYVHQLGGTYMDRSFTDNSGIRFRAEMSF, from the coding sequence ATGGAAAACAAGATCAGATTAACAATACTTTTTTTACTGTTCGTATTTGTTTCTCACGCCTCGGATGAAGCCACCGAAATATCGGGAAATGTATACGATAAGGCTACCAATGAGCCCATTCCCTTTGTAAACGTTTGGGTGAAAGGAACTACACGTGGAACCATTACCGATTTGGACGGACATTTTCTTTTGTCGGCCACAACAGGCGACGACATCAGTTTTTCATCGGTAGGTTATCAAAAGCAGGAGCTAAAAGTAACGGCAAAACTGGAAATGCCGCTTAAGATTTATTTAGCACCGGATGTTCAGCAAATTAGCGAGATAAAAGTAAGGCCCGAGGAATCGCGTGCCAAAGTTCTGTATCGTAAAATTATGGAGCATAAAAAGGAGAACCGCGATAAAGTTGAAAACTATAACGATTATAAGGCTTTTGAGCGAACTTCGGTTTATATGGCCATCGATAGTACATCGAAGGTGAACCGTATTATTCCGAACATGAACGAGGTGACGATGAAACTGGATGATCGGGATATTCGGTTTTCACCCATATACATGGCCGAGCTGGCAACTTTAACGAGCAACAGAAAAGACAGTGTTGTTTACGCTAAAAAGGATGGTATTTTCCCAAAACTCAATCAAACCATTGAAAGTTTAATTCTGCTGAATGTGGTGATCGACCTTGATTTCTATAAAGATCAGATCAATATTCTGGGACGTGGTATTGTTTCACCGTTAAGTAACACGGCTCGTTTGCACTACGATCTATACTTAAATGACAGTACGCTTATTGATAGCGTTTGGCATTATAACTTCTCGTTTACGCCAAAAAATAAGTACAATCCCTTATTTACCGGACGGTTTACTGTTGAGGGTAAAAACTTTGCACTTACCAGCATTTACGCTTATGTGCAGGAACAGGCCAATATTAACTTTGTAAACGGCTATCGGTCAAACGTACAATACCGAAAAGATGAAGACGGAACATGGTTTTACGATAACCAGCAGATTAGTTTGAATTTGTCGTTAATGCTGAATAAGGATACGGTGTCGAGGTATGGTTCGCAACGAATTGATCAAATTTCGAACGGAAACTGGATGGTGAATAAAATAACACAGTATTCTACTTCGGAGCACCTGAATGCAATACGCGGGTACAACTGGCGTTCGCAGCCTGAGTTTGCAACCAGTTTGATGTCGGACGGAACATACGAGCGTGTTGATAAACTCAAGGAAAACCAGGTGGTAAAAGGTATCGACGCCGTTGGAGGAATGGTGCTTACCAGCTATATCGACCTGGGGAAAATTGAGCTGGGGCCTGTATTCGATATCTACAGTACCAACGCCATTGAGGGGCAGCGCTTTTCCTTACCTTTCCGCACCGGCGAAAAAATGTGGGAGCGCTTTACCGTTGGTGGCTTCCTGGGTTATGGTACCCGAAATAAGGAATTAAAATACGGAATGAACTTTGGCTGGCAATTAACGCAGGATGATAAGTTTATTTTGCGAGGTAACTATTCCGACGACTATAACCTGGTTTCGCAGGATAAATACCTGAGGTTTATTAAGAAAAACCCGAATACCCGTGGTAACGGTAACTTTATTGCTGCCATTACTTCGCGCGAGGAGAATCCGTATTTACAACAGGAGAAGAAAACAAGTCTGAATTTAGAATATAATACCGATAATGTTATTCTTGAGGGAGGCGCTTATTTTTCTTCCAATCATAGTACTCCATCGATTCATTACGTGAATAACGGGGTAGACTACGCGCATTATTCGGCGTATGGAGCTCTGTTTAACGCGCGTTTGGCATTTGGCCAGTATTACGACCAGTATTACTTTATGCGTGTGTATTATATCGACCAAACACCGGTTATTAACTTAAGCTGGGACATTGGTCAGGCTTATGTGCCGGGCGATAACACACCTGATTTTGGAATGTATTCGCATTTTCACGGCTCGGTAGTTGGAAAAGTAAACTGGGGACCTACATTTATGCGTTACATGGTTAACGGTGGTTATTTGTTTGGCGAAGCTCCTTACGATTTATTGGATATGCCAGTTGGATCGCAATCGCTTGGTTTTGCGAAATACCGTTTTAACCTGTTGTATCAGGCATCGTTTGCACACAACGTATATACCAACGTTCATCTCGACTGGGTTGGCGGCGGAATAATCTTTAACAAATTGCCATTAATTAAGCGCTTGAAACTGCGCGAAATGGTATCGTTAAAAGCGCACTATGGCGACCGAACAAGTTCGTACAAACCTATATTCGATCTTCCTGAAGCATTCTCGCAGAATTTAACAGCTCCATATGCTGAGATAGGATTGGGAATAACAAATATATTTAAAGTACTGCGTGTTGAGTATGTTCATCAGCTGGGTGGTACTTATATGGACAGAAGTTTTACCGATAACAGCGGAATACGTTTCAGGGCAGAAATGAGTTTCTAA
- a CDS encoding hemolysin family protein yields the protein MAILLFFFIVSIFFSFLCSVWEAVLLSITPSYVSRMQMEKPRLGKRLSYLKDDIDRPLSAILTLNTIAHTVGAIGVGVQAGKLFGTAKINLYIFEATYESLIAGLMTLAILILSEIIPKTIGATYWKNLTPFTVRSLKGLMIVLAPFVWLSKWVTHLIKREGEKSVLNRADVAAMADAGLKSGAIDKEEKSIIQNLLRLENMQVKDIMTPRSVVFTLNENQTLGEIFTAYNPFQFSRIPVYGENTDQISGFILKDAILENIAADKHSRQAVEIRRKIFFVEDSLSVAGLLDKLILEKQHMTMVADEFGTIVGLVTMEDVIETLFGMEIIDESDKVADLQKLARERWKRANDPK from the coding sequence ATGGCGATACTACTCTTTTTCTTTATCGTTTCAATATTTTTCTCGTTTCTGTGTTCCGTTTGGGAAGCCGTTTTGCTAAGTATAACACCATCGTATGTTAGCCGCATGCAAATGGAAAAACCACGGTTGGGTAAACGTTTAAGTTATTTAAAAGACGACATCGACCGCCCGTTATCGGCCATTTTAACGCTAAATACAATCGCACACACTGTTGGTGCTATTGGAGTGGGTGTACAAGCCGGAAAACTTTTCGGAACCGCAAAAATCAACCTTTATATTTTTGAGGCCACTTACGAATCGCTTATCGCAGGTTTAATGACACTGGCCATACTTATTCTTTCTGAAATCATACCTAAAACCATAGGAGCAACCTATTGGAAAAATCTAACGCCGTTTACTGTGCGGTCGTTAAAAGGTTTGATGATCGTACTGGCACCTTTTGTTTGGTTAAGTAAGTGGGTTACACATCTGATAAAAAGAGAAGGTGAAAAAAGCGTATTGAACCGGGCCGATGTTGCAGCAATGGCCGATGCCGGGTTAAAAAGCGGCGCTATCGACAAAGAGGAAAAATCGATTATCCAAAACCTGTTACGTTTAGAGAACATGCAGGTAAAAGATATTATGACGCCCCGCAGTGTGGTGTTCACCCTGAATGAAAATCAAACGCTGGGAGAAATTTTTACTGCTTACAACCCTTTCCAGTTTTCGCGAATACCTGTTTACGGCGAAAACACCGACCAAATAAGCGGGTTTATTTTAAAAGATGCTATTCTGGAAAATATTGCAGCCGACAAACACAGCAGGCAGGCTGTAGAAATTCGCAGAAAGATATTTTTTGTTGAAGACAGCCTTTCGGTTGCCGGTTTGCTCGATAAACTTATTCTGGAAAAACAACACATGACAATGGTTGCCGACGAGTTTGGAACTATAGTTGGGCTGGTAACCATGGAAGATGTTATTGAAACACTCTTTGGCATGGAAATCATTGACGAATCAGATAAGGTAGCCGACCTCCAGAAACTTGCCCGCGAGCGCTGGAAAAGGGCAAATGATCCGAAATAA
- a CDS encoding cold shock domain-containing protein: MNKGTVKFFNDTKGFGFIKDAESTKEYFVHVSGCKDEIQENDEVTFDLEEGKKGLNAVNVKLV; the protein is encoded by the coding sequence ATGAATAAAGGAACAGTAAAATTCTTTAACGATACCAAAGGATTTGGTTTTATTAAAGATGCAGAATCAACAAAAGAGTATTTCGTTCATGTAAGTGGATGTAAAGATGAAATTCAAGAAAATGACGAAGTAACTTTTGACCTTGAAGAAGGTAAAAAAGGTCTGAACGCAGTAAATGTAAAACTAGTATAG
- the nqrF gene encoding NADH:ubiquinone reductase (Na(+)-transporting) subunit F, producing the protein MILLSAQTTVVFTGVAVFLGVIILLVAILLFAKKKLTPSGSVKVSINQGDLEIETEPGNTLLSTLGNNKILLPSACGGGGTCAMCRCQVEEGGGSILPTETGYFTRKEQNDNWRLACQVKVKEDMQIKIPQEVLGVKKWECEVVSNHNVATFIKEFVVKLPEGENLDFKSGGYIQIDVPKVDVNFKDMDIEEEYREEWEKFGMFDLVMKNPEPTFRAYSMANHPAEGNIVMLNIRIATPPWDRANNGFKKVNPGICSSYIFNLKPGDKVTVSGPYGEFFLKDNDSEMMFVGGGAGMAPMRSHLFHLFHTIKESKKKVTFWYGARSWKEVFYYDQFRDIEKNFPNFEFHLALDREDPEADKLGIKYKTGFVHQVIHDNYLSQHEEPEEIDFYMCGPPMMNDAVQKMLYDLGVPDENVLFDDFGS; encoded by the coding sequence ATGATATTATTGTCAGCACAAACAACTGTAGTTTTTACCGGTGTTGCTGTATTCCTGGGTGTAATTATTCTTTTGGTGGCTATTCTGTTGTTCGCCAAAAAGAAACTTACTCCATCAGGAAGTGTAAAGGTTAGCATTAACCAAGGCGACCTGGAAATTGAAACCGAACCGGGAAATACCCTGTTATCGACACTTGGTAACAATAAAATTCTTCTTCCATCGGCTTGTGGTGGAGGTGGAACATGCGCCATGTGCCGTTGCCAGGTTGAAGAAGGTGGTGGTTCTATTCTGCCAACCGAAACCGGTTATTTTACCCGTAAAGAGCAAAACGACAACTGGCGTTTGGCTTGTCAGGTAAAAGTAAAAGAAGATATGCAAATTAAAATTCCACAAGAAGTACTTGGTGTGAAAAAGTGGGAATGCGAAGTGGTATCGAACCACAACGTAGCTACTTTCATCAAAGAATTTGTGGTTAAATTACCTGAAGGCGAAAACCTTGATTTCAAATCGGGTGGATATATTCAAATCGATGTACCTAAAGTTGACGTAAACTTTAAGGATATGGATATTGAAGAAGAATACCGCGAAGAGTGGGAAAAATTCGGCATGTTCGACCTGGTTATGAAAAACCCGGAACCTACATTCCGTGCCTACTCAATGGCTAACCACCCTGCCGAGGGTAACATTGTAATGTTGAACATTCGTATTGCAACTCCGCCGTGGGATCGTGCAAACAACGGATTTAAGAAAGTTAATCCGGGTATCTGTTCATCATACATCTTTAACCTGAAACCGGGCGACAAAGTAACTGTATCGGGTCCTTACGGTGAATTCTTCCTGAAAGACAACGACAGCGAAATGATGTTCGTAGGTGGTGGTGCAGGTATGGCGCCAATGCGCTCGCACTTATTCCACTTGTTCCACACCATCAAAGAATCGAAAAAGAAAGTTACTTTCTGGTACGGAGCGCGTTCGTGGAAAGAAGTTTTCTACTACGATCAGTTCAGAGATATCGAGAAGAACTTCCCGAATTTTGAATTCCATTTGGCGCTCGACCGTGAAGATCCTGAAGCCGATAAACTGGGCATTAAATATAAAACTGGATTTGTTCACCAGGTAATTCACGATAACTACCTGAGTCAGCATGAAGAACCGGAAGAAATCGATTTCTACATGTGTGGACCACCAATGATGAACGACGCCGTTCAGAAAATGCTTTACGATTTAGGTGTTCCGGACGAAAACGTACTGTTCGACGACTTTGGATCGTAA
- the nqrE gene encoding NADH:ubiquinone reductase (Na(+)-transporting) subunit E produces the protein MENLINIFVKSIFIENMVFAYFFGMCSYLAVSKKVSTATGLGIAVVFVLGITVPVNYLLEKFVLNEGALSWLGESFATVDLSFLRFIMFIAIIASMVQLVEMIVEKFAPVLYNQLGIFLPLIAVNCAILGGSLFLQQKAFINVGEATVYGLGSGVGWLLAIVGIAAIREKIEYSSIPGPLRGLGITFIVTGLMGLAFMGFGGIKL, from the coding sequence ATGGAAAATCTGATTAATATATTTGTTAAGTCAATTTTTATTGAGAACATGGTATTTGCGTACTTCTTCGGGATGTGCTCTTATCTGGCTGTTTCGAAAAAAGTAAGTACTGCAACCGGGTTGGGAATTGCTGTAGTTTTTGTGTTAGGAATTACGGTACCGGTTAACTACCTGTTAGAGAAATTTGTATTAAACGAAGGTGCTTTAAGCTGGTTAGGCGAAAGTTTTGCCACTGTCGACCTTAGTTTCTTACGCTTTATCATGTTTATTGCCATTATTGCATCAATGGTTCAGTTGGTGGAAATGATTGTGGAGAAATTTGCTCCTGTGCTGTACAACCAGCTGGGTATTTTCCTTCCGCTTATTGCAGTAAACTGCGCTATTCTTGGAGGATCGTTATTCCTTCAGCAAAAAGCCTTTATTAACGTTGGCGAAGCTACCGTATATGGTTTAGGATCTGGCGTTGGCTGGTTGCTGGCAATCGTTGGTATTGCAGCCATCAGGGAAAAGATCGAATACTCAAGCATTCCGGGCCCTCTGCGTGGACTAGGTATTACATTTATTGTAACCGGTTTAATGGGATTGGCTTTTATGGGATTCGGCGGAATTAAATTGTAG
- a CDS encoding NADH:ubiquinone reductase (Na(+)-transporting) subunit D produces MSEPLFSKKNLKLLSDPLNDSNPITVQVLGICSALAVTAQLKPAIVMTISVMAVLALANVIVSMLRNTIPNRIRIIVQLVVIAALVILVDQVLRAYVYDVSKQLSVFVGLIITNCILMGRLEAFALGNRPWQSFLDGIGNAAGYGFILIVVGFFRELLGSGSLLGYKIIPDSWYIANGGFYENNGLMVLSPMALIVVGVIIWVQRSRNTKLIED; encoded by the coding sequence ATGAGCGAACCATTATTTTCAAAGAAAAATTTAAAATTACTGTCGGATCCGTTAAACGACAGTAACCCGATTACCGTACAGGTATTAGGAATTTGCTCGGCACTTGCGGTTACTGCTCAGCTTAAACCGGCAATTGTAATGACCATCTCTGTTATGGCTGTTCTTGCCCTGGCAAACGTTATTGTTTCGATGTTACGAAATACAATTCCAAACCGTATCCGAATTATTGTGCAACTTGTAGTTATTGCTGCACTGGTTATTTTGGTTGACCAGGTACTTCGTGCTTATGTGTACGATGTAAGTAAACAACTTTCGGTGTTTGTTGGATTGATTATTACCAACTGTATTCTGATGGGCCGTCTTGAGGCATTTGCTTTGGGTAACCGCCCATGGCAATCGTTCCTCGATGGAATCGGTAACGCAGCCGGTTACGGTTTTATTCTTATCGTAGTTGGTTTCTTCCGCGAACTGTTGGGATCAGGCTCTTTACTGGGTTATAAAATAATCCCTGATAGCTGGTACATTGCCAACGGTGGTTTTTACGAAAACAACGGATTGATGGTACTTTCGCCAATGGCACTTATTGTTGTTGGTGTAATTATCTGGGTTCAGCGTAGCCGTAACACCAAACTAATCGAAGATTAA
- the nqrC gene encoding NADH:ubiquinone reductase (Na(+)-transporting) subunit C, with the protein MDRNSNTYTFLYAAIMVIVVAAVLASVSLALKPAQKKNVEIEKKQNILASVNIESTAETAEAIYADKVVDEYLVNTKGEKVDGNAFTTDLKKERAKSFDEMVLPVFVCKTEEGMKYVLPVYGAGLWGPIWGYVSVSDDMNTIFGANFDHEGETPGLGAEISTTGFEVQFKGKQIFDEAGKMVSVTVAKAGQVAPEAHKVDAISGGTITSKGLEKMLLDDFSGYEAFLNKNKN; encoded by the coding sequence ATGGACAGAAATAGTAATACTTACACATTTTTATATGCAGCCATTATGGTAATTGTTGTGGCTGCCGTTCTTGCTTCGGTTTCATTGGCATTAAAGCCTGCGCAGAAAAAGAACGTGGAGATAGAGAAAAAACAAAATATTCTTGCTTCGGTAAATATTGAAAGTACAGCAGAAACTGCAGAAGCAATTTACGCTGATAAAGTTGTTGACGAGTACCTTGTTAATACAAAAGGTGAAAAAGTTGACGGAAACGCTTTCACTACCGACCTTAAAAAGGAACGTGCTAAAAGTTTCGACGAAATGGTACTTCCGGTATTTGTGTGTAAAACCGAAGAAGGAATGAAATACGTACTTCCTGTTTACGGAGCCGGTCTTTGGGGACCGATCTGGGGATATGTATCGGTTAGCGACGACATGAACACCATTTTCGGAGCAAACTTCGATCACGAAGGAGAAACTCCGGGACTGGGTGCTGAAATTTCGACCACCGGTTTTGAAGTACAATTTAAAGGCAAACAAATTTTTGATGAAGCAGGGAAAATGGTATCTGTAACGGTTGCAAAAGCCGGACAGGTTGCTCCTGAAGCACATAAAGTTGATGCCATTTCGGGTGGTACAATTACCAGTAAAGGCCTTGAGAAAATGTTGTTAGACGATTTCTCAGGCTACGAAGCATTCTTAAACAAGAACAAAAATTAA
- a CDS encoding NADH:ubiquinone reductase (Na(+)-transporting) subunit B gives MKFIKNFFERTEPLVQKGGKYHWLQSVHDGFFTFLYTPKTTSKTGTHIHDYIDLKRTMSIVVLSVVPALLFGMYNVGVQHFKAIGELASTGFFEIFLFGLVRVLPIVIVSYAVGLGIEFVFAQLRGHEIQEGFLVSGMLIPLIMPVNTPLWMIAVATAFAVVLGKEVFGGTGMNIWNPALVARAFLFFAYPAQMSGESVWIALKDTDKVIDGFSGATPMANAAAGHLNYSVADAFFGFIPGSIGETSTLAILIGAVLLIITGIGSWKIMVSTIAGGAVMGLILNAFSGSAGLSPEVATYFSMPFWHHLVLGGFMFGAIFMATDPVSASQTEKGKWIYGFLIGILAIIFRVVNPAFPEGMMLAILLMNTFAPLIDHYVVAGHVKRRTKRAKVSA, from the coding sequence ATGAAATTTATAAAAAACTTTTTTGAAAGGACAGAACCGCTGGTTCAGAAAGGAGGCAAATACCATTGGCTCCAATCGGTACACGACGGATTCTTCACATTTTTATACACGCCAAAAACCACGTCTAAAACGGGTACGCACATTCACGATTACATCGATTTGAAACGTACTATGTCGATTGTTGTTTTATCGGTGGTTCCGGCATTGTTGTTCGGAATGTACAACGTAGGAGTGCAACATTTTAAAGCCATTGGCGAACTGGCCTCTACAGGATTTTTCGAAATCTTCCTGTTTGGTTTGGTAAGAGTACTTCCAATCGTTATCGTATCCTATGCAGTAGGTTTAGGTATCGAATTCGTTTTCGCACAATTGCGCGGACACGAAATTCAGGAAGGCTTCCTGGTATCGGGTATGCTTATTCCGCTTATTATGCCGGTAAATACCCCGCTCTGGATGATTGCTGTTGCAACAGCTTTTGCCGTTGTTCTCGGTAAAGAGGTATTTGGCGGAACCGGAATGAACATCTGGAACCCGGCGCTTGTAGCACGTGCTTTCCTTTTCTTTGCTTATCCGGCACAAATGTCGGGCGAATCGGTTTGGATCGCATTAAAAGATACCGATAAAGTAATTGATGGTTTCTCAGGAGCAACTCCAATGGCAAATGCAGCCGCAGGTCACTTAAACTACAGTGTTGCCGATGCATTCTTTGGTTTTATTCCGGGATCGATCGGTGAAACATCAACGCTGGCCATTCTTATCGGAGCTGTATTGTTGATCATTACAGGAATCGGAAGCTGGAAAATCATGGTTTCAACCATTGCAGGTGGTGCAGTTATGGGTCTTATCCTTAACGCATTCTCAGGCAGTGCAGGTTTATCGCCTGAAGTTGCTACCTATTTCTCAATGCCTTTCTGGCATCACTTGGTATTAGGTGGTTTTATGTTTGGTGCAATTTTTATGGCAACCGACCCGGTTTCAGCATCGCAAACCGAAAAAGGAAAATGGATCTACGGATTCCTTATCGGTATTTTGGCCATCATTTTCCGTGTTGTTAACCCGGCCTTCCCTGAAGGAATGATGTTGGCAATTCTGCTGATGAACACATTTGCTCCACTCATCGACCACTACGTTGTGGCCGGTCATGTTAAGAGAAGAACAAAACGAGCTAAAGTTTCTGCATAA